A genomic stretch from Anoplopoma fimbria isolate UVic2021 breed Golden Eagle Sablefish chromosome 8, Afim_UVic_2022, whole genome shotgun sequence includes:
- the mob3a gene encoding MOB kinase activator 3A: protein MSMALKQVFNKDRTFRPKRKFEPGTQRFDLHKKAQASLNAGLDLKQAVQLPHGEDLNDWVAVHVVDFFNRINLIYGTISDSCTDQTCPVMSGGPKYEYRWQDEHKYKRPTALSAPKYMSLLMDWIEVQINNENIFPTNVGTPFPKTFMQVAKKILSRLFRVFVHVYIHHFDRVSQMGAEAHVNTCYKHFYYFVTEFNLTDHKELEPLKEMTSRMCH, encoded by the exons ATGTCCATGGCTCTGAAACAAGTCTTCAACAAAGACAGGACATTCCGGCCCAAGCGCAAGTTTGAGCCCGGGACACAGCGCTTCGACCTACACAAGAAGGCACAGGCGTCTCTGAACGCAGGGCTGGACCTGAAGCAGGCCGTGCAGCTGCCCCACGGCGAGGACCTCAACGACTGGGTGGCCGTCCACGTTGTCGACTTCTTCAACCGCATCAACCTCATCTACGGGACCATCAGCGACTCCTGCACCGATCAAACCTGCCCCGTCATGTCCGGCGGGCCCAAGTACGAATACCGCTGGCAGGATGAGCACAAGTACAAGAGGCCGACGGCACTGTCAGCCCCCAAATACATGAGCCTGCTCATGGATTGGATCGAGGTACAAATCAACAATGAGAACATCTTCCCCACCAACGTCG GTACTCCCTTCCCTAAGACCTTCATGCAGGTCGCTAAGAAGATTTTGTCTCGTCTGTTCCGGGTGTTTGTCCATGTCTACATCCACCACTTTGACCGTGTGAGCCAGATGGGGGCCGAGGCTCATGTCAACACCTGCTACAAGCATTTCTATTACTTTGTCACTGAGTTCAACCTCACGGACCACAAAGAACTGGAGCCTCTG AAAGAGATGACCTCTCGGATGTGCCACTGA